The genomic interval GGGCCAGCACCTCGTGCAGGGAGTCGGCCAGCAGGGCGAGGGCCGCCGGCCGGTCGATCCCCGGCACCAGCCGGCCGCTGGTCACGGTCACCAGGGGGGCGCCCAGGGTGTGGGCCAGATCCACGGCCCGGCGGGTGCAGTCGATGCGCCAGCGCCGGGCGGCCGGCTCCGGGTTGGCCAGGGAGGGCTCGAAGACCGGCTCCCAGAAGGTCACCGGATAGTAGCCACAGGCGGTGTTGGCATTGAGACTCGCCACTGCCAGTCCCCGGCGCTCCAGCTCCCCGGCAAGCCCGCGCAGCTCCCCGGGCACCCAGTCCAACGGGAAGAGATGGGGCCGGTCAGCCAGGATCTCCACTGCCCGGTAGCCGATGGCGGCAATCGCCGCCAGGGCCTCGGCCAGGCTCTGGCGGACAAAGGCATTGCTGCTGCACGCCAGCTGCATCGCCAAAGGCCTCACAGCCCCCGATGGATCACCTCCAGGGCGATGGCCGCATAGCTGGTCACCAGCACCGGATCCTTTTCCCACCAGCGACCGTTCTCGTTCACCCAGGAGCCGTCGCCCCTCTGGAGGTCGAGGAGCTTTACGGCCAGCTGCCGCCGCCAGTCCACCGCGCTGCCGTCTGCCAGGGTCAGATGGTCGATGCCGGCGGCAGCCAGGGCCTTGGCCATGGCGTGGTAGTAATAATAGAGGCCCTGGGCGCCCATGCCCGGGTTCTCGTCCAGGGTGAAGTTCTTGCCCAGCCACTCCACCACTGCCCGCACCCGGGGGTCCTTGGGGCCGAGGTCGGCGTAGACCAGGGAGAGGAGGCCGGCGTAGCTGATGCTGCCGTAGGAGCGCAGGGCCTTGCGGCCGCTGCCCGCCTCCAGCTCCTCTTCCCCGGCCTTGCTGTCCCCGGGAAAGTAGATGAAG from Thermodesulfobacteriota bacterium carries:
- a CDS encoding sugar phosphate isomerase/epimerase family protein translates to MQLACSSNAFVRQSLAEALAAIAAIGYRAVEILADRPHLFPLDWVPGELRGLAGELERRGLAVASLNANTACGYYPVTFWEPVFEPSLANPEPAARRWRIDCTRRAVDLAHTLGAPLVTVTSGRLVPGIDRPAALALLADSLHEVLAHASAAGVRIGIEYEPGLLVESAADLLLLLAQLDSPWLGANLDLGHSHVAGEEPEPVITALAGRIFGVHLEDIAGRRHQHLVPGDGDLDFDRLGRAQAAA